The Pyricularia oryzae 70-15 chromosome 5, whole genome shotgun sequence genome includes a region encoding these proteins:
- a CDS encoding ent-kaurene oxidase: protein MFVVRPGVDLLVQRPWIAVFLAAALLTAVCISRRRKPDDLEHIPCSGQGTPQKKAARVQTPCKKTAANRIGYYVCVPYHLLKSYASASEEVLSPHAPFEEVCFCYQISNAFVEASITQINVTSQALIHSVKRDLTPSIGKATPELSRVARDAVLSEIPQSSDWTEVDVHHQLVRIVTIVSGWMFVGPDFCRTDEYMDLAAHYAADAFGGPLVLQMFPKALRSIVAPLVPPVRRVWKAHRRIAALLGPAIAQRQRNTGPGSQPAPDDMLQWLIDNRHQFPDEIKGDGDIARLQLALSAVAIHTTALTATATLYDLAAEPEIMQDVREEIHRVLQEHDGKITSKMLFDLKLLDAVCKESQRLNPADLLSARRRVMQPFTFSDGTAVPVGTMLAVPVYHIGRDPALFPQDPEKFDPYRFTRLRSKDAEGGGNHLQFASVTHGTMAFGWGKHACPGRFFAAAEIKLILLHMLLNFEVSVVPGPDGVKRYPNVEMGNMNMPDFKRRVLFKSIRG from the exons ATGTTTGTCGTCCGGCCAGGAGTTGATCTGCTCGTTCAGAGACCATGGATTGCTGTGTTCTTGGCTGCTGCACTGTTGACTGCAGTCTGCATCTCACGGCGCCGCAAGCCGGACGATCTTGAGCACATCCCGTGTTCGGGCCAAGGCACGCCCCAGAAAAAGGCTGCAAGAGTACAGACTCCATGCAAAAAGACT gcGGCTAACAGGATAGGTTACTATGTTTGCGTTCCATACCATTTGCTCAAATCATATGCATCGGCCAGCGAGGAAGTTCTCAGTCCCCATGCGCCATTCGAAGAGGTTTGCTTTTGCTACCAGATTTCCAACGCT TTTGTGGAAGCTTCCATCACGCAGATCAATGTGACCTCTCAAGCCCTCATACACTCTGTCAAACGGGACTTGACACCCTCGATTG GCAAAGCCACCCCCGAGCTGAGCCGCGTGGCCAGGGACGCCGTCCTCTCCGAGATCCCACAGTCCTCGGACTGGACCGAGGTCGACGTCCACCACCAGCTGGTCCGCATAGTGACCATAGTCTCGGGCTGGATGTTTGTCGGGCCCGACTTCTGCAGGACGGACGAGTACATGGACCTGGCCGCACACTACGCCGCCGACGCGTTTGGCGGCCCTTTGGTCCTGCAAATGTTCCCCAAGGCGCTGCGTTCCATCGTGGCGCCGCTGGTGCCACCGGTCCGCCGGGTCTGGAAGGCCCACCGCCGCATCGCCGCCCTCTTGGGCCCGGCGATCGCTCAAAGGCAGAGGAATACTGGTCCGGGCAGCCAGCCGGCCCCCGATGACATGCTTCAGTGGCTCATCGACAACCGCCACCAGTTTCCGGATGAGATCAAGGGCGATGGAGATATTGCTCGTCTGCAGCTGGCGCTGAGTGCTGTGGCCATCCATACGACAGCCCTGACGGCGACAGCAAC TCTCTACGACCTCGCCGCCGAGCCGGAAATCATGCAAGATGTGCGAGAGGAGATACATCGTGTGCTGCAGGAGCACGACGGCAAAATCACATCCAAGATGCTGTTTGACCTCAAGCTTCTAGACGCCGTCTGCAAGGAGTCTCAACGGCTCAACCCAGCTGACCTGC TCTCGGCCCGCCGCAGGGTGATGCAGCCATTCACCTTTTCCGACGGCACCGCGGTCCCCGTGGGCACCATGCTAGCCGTCCCCGTCTACCACATCGGACGGGACCCGGCGCTGTTCCCGCAGGACCCCGAAAAGTTCGACCCGTACCGCTTCACCCGGCTGCGCTCCAAGGACGCCGAGGGAGGGGGCAACCACCTCCAGTTCGCGTCGGTGACGCACGGGACCATGGCGTTTGGGTGGGGCAAGCACGCCTGTCCCGGTCGCTTctttgccgccgccgagatcAAGCTCATCCTGCTGCACATGCTGCTCAACTTTGAGGTCTCCGTCGTCCCCGGGCCGGACGGGGTCAAAAGGTATCCGAATGTGGAAATGGGAAACATG AACATGCCGGATTTCAAGCGTAGGGTGCTGTTTAAAAGCATTCGCGGGTGA
- a CDS encoding multidrug resistance protein 1 codes for MTNEAPTLGTIQVLRKVLGYSSRADALLLAGGTIASAVQGLLLPIMTILYGSLAGDFAGLTSGQLSRDTFLAHLGSKSLYFVYLACAEAVASYGIWMGFTVAGESITAKIRWRTLAAILEQGVAGSSKHGPGAMTTQIGAHCDTMQEGISSKLGRVLAAVAGVIAAFGIAFSRDWKLSLMMSSGLVAFGLVGAAGGRAIKRSTERSMATAGEASRIAHEAVSGISCVMASSAQGRMTDKYLQVLRSGLRNAAASRAAGDAMMAGIGCIATLLFALAFWQGSRLFVSGEVDIGDVLTVLLAILLGTASLGIVAPSAQALTSAIAAAEQIFSIIHAPLPITSRPDGGEKPVELQGCFAFRDVHFSYPSRPDVPILNGLDLTIEAGKTTALVGASGCEKSTIFSLLQRFYDPQYGTIELDGHRLDELSVEWLRSNMAVVSQEPILFNTSIHQNIAFGLHKTGCRYTPERERLLVVAAATKACAHDFIVAQPGGYDTVVGDRGALLSGGQRQRVAIARALISDPKILLLDEATSALDTVSENLIQAALSAARRDRTVVMIAHRLSTAQSADCIVVLGEQGVVEKGTYQELVARRGAFFNLVESQGVAADLPYRQNFGVSTVSLVSGTGTRMDEKSDAACLESCATSAPHRVAEEFRPWQVFKFAARVYLQSRHLFIFGIFCAVVCGCTSTMQSFVVAQAISAFGDRPLGLKSLQNIDHWSALLIAVAVVQLTASMMRGFSLAVCTERFILQVRDKTFGHMMQQTMSYFDSHPATSLTTMLSSLPGELNGAGASLIGTFTIGLVGLVSAICLAIAVSWKLGLVFTAVVPLLLASGYLYGAFASSREQQGRKLYADAVGYATEVIDGMSTVASLQLEDSVLAEFCETLAAARRSSAALANRACLVFAVSQAAQYLCFAACFYYGGTLIASGQATMLQFFICFTAVVTSTPSAGACFGFLPDVHKAAAALRGIMDLLAQEPPIDSATDAAGLAASKVSSLIALDNVVFSYPGKGSDGAPTLRGINLAAHKGQLVALVGPSGSGKSSILSLILRFYDPQAGSVLVDGLDIRKLRVSSLRRHMAYITQDTVLFSGTIRENLLFSAADPSRVSPLQLEAAIEAAALKDTIASLPDGLNTAVGHRGMSLSGGQRQRIAIARALISNPAVLLLDEATSALDNVSEQIVQKAIGSAALHRTTIAVAQRLSTVKNADCIYVVDRGSVVESGTHRELLASGGLYATMWDLQTSLE; via the exons ATGACAAACGAGGCGCCTACTCTCGGGACTATCCAGGTCCTGCGCAAG GTGCTCGGATATTCAAGCCGTGCCGATGCTCTGCTCTTAGCTGGCGGCACTATTGCCTCGGCCGTCCAGGGGTTGCTGTTGCCAATAATG ACAATTCTTTACGGCTCGCTGGCTGGCGACTTTGCAGGCTTGACGTCCGGTCAGCTTAGTCGCGACACCTTCCTGGCGCACCTCGGCTCCAAGTCTTTATACTTTGTTTACCTGGCATGCGCCGAAGCAGTTGCCAGCTACGGCATCTGGATGGGCTTCACAGTTGCGGGCGAGAGCATCACAGCCAAGATCAGGTGG AGAACCTTGGCCGCCATTCTCGAGCAAGGCGTTGCCGGGTCCAGCAAGCACGGCCCCGGGGCCATGACGACGCAGATCGGCGCACACTGCGACACGATGCAGGAGGGGATCTCCAGCAAGCTCGGCCGGGTGCTCGCCGCCGTGGCGGGGGTCATTGCGGCCTTCGGCATCGCGTTTTCGCGCGACTGGAAGCTGTCCCTCATGATGAGCAGCGGCCTGGTCGCCTTTGGCCTGGTGGGCGCGGCCGGCGGCAGGGCCATCAAGCGGTCCACGGAGAGGTCCATGGCCACGGCGGGGGAGGCGTCCAGGATCGCCCACGAGGCCGTCAGCGGCATATCCTGCGTCATGGCCAGCTCCGCGCAGGGCAGGATGACGGACAAGTACCTGCAGGTGCTGCGCTCGGGTCTCCGGAACGCGGCTGCTTCGAGGGCGGCGGGCGACGCCATGATGGCTGGCATCGGCTGCATCGCGACTCTGCTCTTTGCCCTGGCCTTTTGGCAGGGGTCCAGGCTCTTTGTTTCTGGAGAGGTGGACATTGGCGACGTCCTGACGGTCCTGCTAG CAATCCTCCTCGGGACGGCCTCGCTTGGCATCGTTGCACCCAGCGCCCAGGCCCTGACCAGCGCCATCGCCGCGGCCGAGCAGATATTTTCCATCATCCACGCCCCGCTGCCAATCACCTCGAGACCGGACGGCGGTGAAAAGCCCGTCGAGCTGCAGGGCTGTTTTGCTTTTAGAGATGTACATTTCAGCTATCCGAGCCGGCCCGACGTCCCCATCCTCAACGGGCTAGATCTGACCATCGAAGCGGGCAAGACCACCGCTCTGGTCGGGGCCTCGGGCTGTGAAAAGAGCACCATATTCAGCTTGCTGCAGAGGTTTTACGACCCGCAGTACGGCACCATCGAGCTCGACGGGCATCGCCTCGACGAGCTCTCGGTGGAATGGCTGCGCAGCAACATGGCCGTGGTCAGCCAGGAGCCCATCCTATTCAACACCTCCATCCACCAAAACATCGCATTCGGCCTGCACAAGACGGGCTGTCGCTACACGCCGGAGAGGGAGAGGTTGCTGGTCGTCGCGGCGGCCACCAAGGCCTGCGCGCACGActttatcgtcgcgcagcccGGCGGGTACGACACGGTGGTCGGCGACCGCGGGGCGCTCCTCTCGGGCGGGCAGAGGCAGCGCGTGGCCATCGCGCGGGCGCTCATCTCCGACCCCAAGATCCTGCTCCTCGACGAGGCGACCTCGGCGCTGGACACCGTCTCCGAGAACCTCATCCAGGCCGCCCTGAGCGCCGCGCGCCGAGACCGGACCGTCGTAATGATTGCCCACCGCCTGTCGACCGCGCAGAGCGCCGACTGCATTGTGGTCCTGGGCGAGCAGGGCGTCGTGGAAAAGGGGACGTACCAAGAGCTCGTCGCGCGGCGCGGTGCCTTTTTCAACCTCGTCGAGTCCCAGGGCGTCGCCGCCGACTTGCCCTATCGCCAGAATTTCGGGGTGAGCACCGTGTCGCTGGTGTCGGGGACGGGAACGAGGATGGATGAAAAGAGCGACGCGGCGTGTTTGGAGTCTTGTGCAACCAGCGCGCCACACAGAGTAGCCGAGGAGTTTAGACCATGGCAGGTTTTCAAATTTGCGGCTCGGGTCTACCTCCAGTCCCGCCATCTTTTCATCTTTGGAATTTTCTGTGCTGTCGTGTGCGGTTGCACATCCACGATGCAGTCGTTTGTTGTGGCACAG GCCATCTCTGCATTTGGCGACCGCCCCCTTGGCTTGAAATCACTCCAAAACATCGATCACTGGTCAGCACTGCTTATTGCCGTGGCAGTTGTGCAGCTCACGGCATCCATGATGAGGGGTTTCAGTCTGGCCGTCTGCACGGAAAGGTTCATCCTTCAAGTTCGAGACAAAACGTTTGGTCACATGATGCAGCAGACAATGTCCTATTTCGACTCGCACCCTGCCACCTCCCTGACCACCATGTTGTCGTCACTGCCCGGCGAGCTGAACGGAGCCGGCGCCTCGCTCATTGGCACCTTCACCATCGGGCTGGTGGGCCTCGTGTCGGCCATCTGCCTCGCCATAGCGGTGAGCTGGAAGCTCGGCCTCGTGTTCACGGCCGtggtgccgctgctgctggcgtcgGGCTACCTGTACGGCGCCTTTGCCAGCTCGAGAGAGCAGCAGGGCAGGAAGCTCTACGCCGACGCCGTGGGCTACGCGACCGAGGTCATCGACGGCATGTCCACCGTGGCCTCGCTGCAGCTGGAGGATTCGGTCCTGGCCGAGTTCTGCGAGaccctggccgccgcccgACGCTCGAGCGCCGCCCTGGCAAACCGCGCCTGCCTCGTGTTCGCCGTGTCGCAGGCCGCGCAGTACCTCTGCTTCGCGGCCTGCTTCTACTACGGCGGCACCCTCATCGCCTCCGGCCAGGCCACCATGCTACAATTCTTTATTTGTTTCACCGCCGTCGTCACCTCCACCCCGTCCGCCGGCGCCTGCTTCGGCTTCCTCCCCGACGTGCacaaggccgccgccgccctgcgCGGCATCATGGATCTGCTGGCCCAGGAACCGCCCATCGACTCCGCGACGGACGCCGCGGGTCTGGCCGCATCTAAAGTGTCCAGTCTGATCGCCCTGGACAACGTCGTCTTTTCGTACCCCGGCAAAGGTTCCGATGGTGCGCCCACGCTCAGGGGCATCAACCTCGCCGCGCACAAGGGCCAGCTGGTTGCCTTGGTGGGCCCATCTGGCAGCGGCAAGAGTTCCATCCTGTCTCTGATCCTGCGCTTCTACGATCCCCAGGCTGGGAGCGTCCTGGTGGACGGGCTGGACATTCGCAAGCTGCGGGTCtcgtctctccggcggcacATGGCATACATCACGCAGGACACGGTCTTGTTTTCCGGCACCATCCGCGAAAACCTACTCTTCTCGGCGGCCGATCCCTCGCGCGTATCCCCGCTCCAGCTGGAAGCCGCCATAGAAGCCGCGGCGCTCAAGGACACCATAGCATCCCTGCCCGACGGGCTCAACACGGCGGTCGGGCACCGGGGCATGTCGCTGTCTGGGGGCCAGAGACAGCGCATCGCCATTGCGCGCGCGCTGATCAGCAACCCTGCCGTGCTCCTCTTGGACGAGGCCACGTCGGCGCTGGACAATGTCTCGGAGCAGATTGTGCAAAAGGCTATCGGCTCGGCGGCGCTGCACAGAACCACCATTGCCGTGGCACAGAGGCTGAGCACGGTCAAGAATGCCGACTGCATCTACGTTGTTGACCGGGGCTCTGTGGTCGAGTCTGGAACGCACAGGGAACTGCTGGCCAGTGGTGGCTTGTACGCTACCATGTGGGATCTACAAACGTCGTTGGAGTAG